In Brachypodium distachyon strain Bd21 chromosome 2, Brachypodium_distachyon_v3.0, whole genome shotgun sequence, one genomic interval encodes:
- the LOC112270707 gene encoding uncharacterized protein LOC112270707: MEPDLQQQFENVEAYDMIESLKSMFQAQAKTERYQVSQALLGCKLKDGDPLSPHVIKMTGYVQSLDRLGFPISDEFAIDIVLNSLPSAYAPFISNYHMHGMDKKLTELHGMLKTAEADLKKGTSQVLMVQNKAKFKKGSWTKKKKAKSGGKTQDSVPSAASGTKPSPAAGSTCFYCKTDGHWKRNCSKFLADKAKSGSGTSNSGAGKN; this comes from the exons ATGGAACCggacttgcagcagcagttcgagaatgttgaggcctaCGATATGATCGAAAGCCTCAAAAGTATGTTCCAGGCTCAGGCAAAGACCGAGAGGTATCAAGTCTCTCAAGCTTTGCTTGGCTGTAAGCTCAAAGACGGTGATCCACTGAGTCCGCACGTGATCAAGATGACTGGTTACGTGCAGTCTTTGGATAGGCTGGGTTTTCCCATAAGCGATGAGTTCGCTATAGATATAGTTCTGAACTCTCTTCCTAGTGCATATGCTCCGTTCATCTCGAActatcacatgcatggtatggataagaagctcactgaactacatgggatgctcaagacagcagaggctgacctcaagaaaggcaccagtcaagtgttgatggtgcagaataaggctaagttcaagaagggttcttggactaagaagaagaaggctaagtCAGGAGGCAAAACTCAGGACTCTGTCCCGAGCGCTGCCTCAGGGACTAAGCCGTCTCCTGCAGCTGGATCCACTTGCTTCTATTGCAAGACGGATGGGcactggaagaggaactgcagcaagtttttggctgacaaagccaagagtggaagtgggacTTCTAACTCAG GGGCTGGTAAGAACTAG
- the LOC104583084 gene encoding uncharacterized protein LOC104583084: MSDSTRSSNDSDREEQYQFDSTSEPSPPVSPRYAINSPRPGEVLPSRGKKVASKPKAEKKEKVKKFKDVPAPTAEEIFLFYSSEEDVEVETRMKRKHRLQHIIRKPFHVLAVEIRRRTKEAESANLYFPAPKLGNFKIACKEGGPHREEFNRRALQIIRDINYVDLSKKPKSKKASDIENSDVFLSEPAVELRGPTRASRIRGSSLPPLVPRNKPSEDSKGKAKVPEKRKSAEDAEKQFKKDLKKARKASAVGPGSSSKDAAAATAAAMASGEVPYPPQVVHIDPVLLAGFNEGTLPDSLMSHVEGLIVAKTPAEEWEQNRSLRVARWLEEEDRAEKKGVEKEKKKKAEKEAEEKKRADLIALKKEKELAFKTQADLEKKKKKALLAEQMKQAAESLKADKAKNEARKKSAEKTPEVQGGNEEVDWEKREYEKTRDAARETRREIGLKARHDTVAPSNSKESQDLPQTVPSKKITMTRQASQIAEVKKTAKEFGLKIKVPAGRSSSTSSSAAVPLKKAIDTLVPDTSTVKFTSLAEEQEQAASSPTVLSEHTAQQEEGDEVLGKNQEDITRPEEPPTSSSLPRTESVDASAEEGRTCAFEAEATRDLNVNDAETDVDASVPTPEVRVKKVVKKKKIVAPSDLSDPSDPNSSKDLLKPAQNKRRSRLAKDREDRRLSQMLVRSQTLSEDNRELLSPKPKMPISSDQEKVYFKALKNAELRHVRLENGLK, translated from the exons ATGTCTGACTCAACCCGCTCCAGCAATGACTCTGACAGAGAAGAACAGTACCAGTTTGACTCAACGTCTGAGCCCTCACCGCCGGTTTCTCCCAGA TATGCCATCAACTCCCCACGGCCTGGTGAAGTTTTGCCCAGTCGTGGAAAGAAAGTGGCGTCTAAGCCCAAGGCagaaaagaaggagaaggtgaagaagtTCAAGGATGTGCCTGCTCCCACTGCTGAAGAAATCTTTCTCTTCTATTCTTCAGAAGAAGATGTGGAAGTGGAGACTAGAATGAAGAGAAAGCACCGTCTCCAGCACATAATCCGCAAGCCCTTTCATGTGTTAGCCGTTGAGATTCGGAGAAGAACGAAGGAAGCGGAGAGTGCCAACCTGTATTTTCCGGCTCCCAAGCTGGGAAACTTCAAGATTGCCTGCAAGGAAGGCGGACCTCACCGTGAGGAATTCAATAGAAGAGCTCTGCAGATCATCAGAGATATCAACTATGTTGACCTCTCCAAGAAGCCCAAGTCCAAGAAGGCTTCAGACATTGAAAACAGCGATGTATTCCTGTCTGAACCAGCCGTTGAACTACGTGGTCCTACCAGAGCATCCAGGATCAGAGGTTCTTCACTGCCTCCTCTTGTGCCTCGCAACAAGCCCAGTGAAGACTCCAAGGGCAAGGCCAAGGTGCCTGAGAAGAGGAAATCCGCTGAAGACGCAGAGAAACAGTTCAagaaggatctgaagaaagctAGGAAAGCCTCTGCTGTTGGACCCGGTTCCTCATCCaaggatgctgctgctgctactgctgccgccatggcctcTGGAGAAGTTCCATATCCTCCTCAAGTTGTTCACATTGATCCAGTTCTGCTTGCTGGTTTCAATGAAGGAACGCTCCCGGATTCCCTCATGAGCCATGTTGAAGGCCTGATTGTTGCCAAGACTCCGGCTGAAGAATGGGAGCAGAACCGCAGTTTGCGTGTTGCCAGGTggttagaagaagaagaccgtGCTGAGAAGAAAGGTgttgagaaggagaag aagaagaaggctgaaAAGGAAGccgaagagaagaaaagggcTGACCTCATCGctctgaagaaagaaaaggaacttGCATTCAAAACTCAAGCTGatcttgagaagaagaagaagaaagctctGCTCGCTGAGCAGATGAAACAAGCAGCCGAAAGCCTGAAGGCTGATAAGGCTAAGAATGAAGCAAGGAAGAAATCCGCCGAGAAAACGCCTGAAGTACAGGGCGGAAATGAAGAAGTTGATTGGGAGAAGAGAGAATATGAGAAGACGAGGGATGCAGCTCGTGAGACCCGTCGTGAGATTGGTCTCAAGGCCAGACATGATACAGTTGCCCCCTCTAACTCTAAAGAAAGTCAGGATTTACCTCAGACCGTCCCATCAAAGAAGATTACTATGACTCGTCAGGCGTCTCAGATCGCTGAAGTGAAGAAGACTGCCAAGGAGTTTGGTCTAAAGATCAAAGTTCCTGCCGGAAGAAGTTCCTCCACTTCATCATCTGCGGCCGTTCCTCTGAAGAAAGCTATTGACACACTTGTGCCAGATACATCAACAGTCAAGTTTACTTCCCTTGCTGAGGAACAGGAACAAGCTGCTTCATCCCCCACAGTACTGTCTGAGCACACCGCTCAacaggaagaaggagatgaggtGCTGGGAAAGAACCAAGAAGACATCACCCGTCCTGAGGAACCCCCCACCAGCAGCTCGTTGCCTCGCACTGAATCAGTGGATGCCTCTgctgaagaaggaagaaccTGTGCCTTCGAAGCTGAAGCCACTCGTGATCTGAATGTCAATGACGCAGAAACTGATGTAGATGCCTCAGTGCCAACGCCGGAAGTTCGTGTGAAGAAAGTtgttaagaagaaaaaaattgttgccCCGTCCGACCTGTCCGACCCGTCCGACCCAAATTCCTCAA AAGATCTGCTCAAGCCTGCGCAGAATAAGAGACGATCCCGACTCGCTAAGGATCGTGAAGACAGGAGACTCTCACAGATGCTTGTGAGATCTCAAACTTTGTCTGAAGACAACCGCGAGCTGTTGTCTCCCAAGCCAAAGATGCCTATATCCTCTGACCAAGAGAAGGTTTACTTCAAGGCCCTGAAGAACGCTGAGCTTCGCCACGTAAGGCTGGAGAATGGGCTGAAGTAG